The Saxibacter everestensis genome has a window encoding:
- a CDS encoding ABC transporter permease, producing the protein MTITTATPPNAPGVGVTNLVFIGRSLRHTLRNVDALIMAIALPVLLMLMFVFIFGGAMETGGDYVDYVVPGIILLCAGYGSAQTAVDVAEDMTNGIVDRFRTMPIQSYAVLTGHVVASLARNLVATAIVVIVAFLLGFNTTAGPAEWCAAIGVIALYILAITWLYSAIGLAAKSTAAASGYGFILMFLPYLSSAFVPVDSMPSWLQWIAENQPITPVIETIRGLLTGTDIGNSAWWALGWCLLIILIAVGWGAWLFRRRTSR; encoded by the coding sequence ATGACGATCACGACAGCAACCCCGCCGAACGCGCCCGGCGTCGGTGTGACCAATCTGGTCTTCATTGGCAGAAGTCTCAGGCACACGTTGCGCAACGTCGACGCCCTGATCATGGCCATCGCCTTACCGGTGCTGCTGATGTTGATGTTCGTCTTCATCTTTGGCGGCGCGATGGAAACAGGCGGCGACTACGTCGATTACGTGGTGCCGGGGATCATCCTGCTATGTGCCGGCTACGGCTCAGCTCAAACGGCAGTCGACGTTGCCGAGGACATGACCAATGGAATCGTCGACCGGTTCCGGACAATGCCGATTCAAAGCTACGCGGTGCTGACCGGTCATGTTGTGGCCAGCCTGGCCCGCAACCTGGTGGCGACCGCGATCGTCGTGATCGTCGCTTTCCTGCTGGGTTTCAACACAACCGCGGGGCCAGCCGAATGGTGTGCGGCAATCGGCGTGATCGCGCTGTACATCCTGGCCATTACCTGGCTATATTCCGCAATCGGCCTGGCCGCGAAAAGCACAGCCGCGGCCAGCGGATATGGCTTCATCCTGATGTTCCTGCCGTACCTGTCCAGCGCGTTCGTACCGGTCGACTCGATGCCGAGCTGGCTGCAGTGGATAGCGGAGAACCAGCCGATCACGCCGGTCATCGAGACCATCCGCGGGCTGCTCACCGGCACGGACATCGGAAACAGTGCCTGGTGGGCGCTGGGCTGGTGCCTGCTGATAATCCTGATTGCGGTCGGCTGGGGCGCCTGGTTGTTCCGTCGGCGCACCAGCCGCTAG
- a CDS encoding M3 family metallopeptidase translates to MTPDDNPFFSASDLPYQLPPFGRIRDEHFMPAFERGMAEQLDEVAAIVADAEPPSFANTVVRLEQSGQLLTRVARVFFNLHSSDATPEIEAIDREISPRYAAHHDAINLNPGLYARLRAIDPQSERLDAESTRLLEDYLRNFRRAGAGLDDEDKATLRQLNSELASLTSEFAQLLLADTNEAAVIVDDVADLAGLPEDAISAAANAAEERGHAGRFLLSLVLPTEQPALASLENPNIRRALFEAAVTRGAQANQNDTRAVISRITALRARRAHLLGYPTHSDYQIEDQTAKTTDAVGSMLGDLVPAALQNAKRELAELAEFAGVEEVAPADVQFYSDKVRQQKFDVEAVRYRPYFELERVLHDGVFYAANRLYGLTFTERHDLPVYHPQVRVFEVRDADGGELGLFLGDYFTRETKRGGAWMSNFVDQSHLLGSKPVVVNNLNISLPAPGEPVLLTLDEVTTLFHEFGHTLHGLLSDVTYPRFSGTSVPRDFVEYPSQVNEMWMLWPEVVENYARHFQTGEPLPQQLIDNLLASRIWGEGYATTSYLGAAILDLVWHALEAGEVIDDPLAFESQALAASGLDLPAVPPRYRTSYFNHIFAGGYSAGYYSYIWSEVLDADTVDWFKANGGLTRENGEYFRKTLLSRGGSVDPLEAFRTFRGRDPEIGPLLLRRGLGGNACERG, encoded by the coding sequence ATGACCCCGGATGACAATCCGTTCTTCTCGGCAAGCGACCTGCCGTATCAGTTGCCACCCTTCGGCCGGATCCGGGACGAACACTTCATGCCGGCCTTCGAGCGTGGCATGGCCGAGCAGCTGGACGAGGTCGCGGCCATCGTTGCCGATGCAGAGCCACCCAGTTTTGCGAACACGGTCGTCCGGTTGGAGCAGTCCGGCCAGTTGCTCACCCGGGTTGCCAGGGTCTTCTTCAACCTGCACTCTTCGGATGCGACGCCGGAAATCGAGGCGATCGACAGGGAGATTTCACCCCGGTACGCCGCACACCATGATGCGATCAACCTGAATCCCGGTCTTTATGCGCGCTTACGTGCCATCGACCCGCAATCGGAAAGGCTCGATGCCGAGTCGACCCGGCTGCTCGAGGACTACCTGAGGAACTTCCGGCGGGCCGGCGCCGGTCTTGACGACGAGGACAAGGCAACCTTGCGTCAACTGAACTCCGAGTTGGCGTCACTGACCTCGGAGTTCGCTCAGTTGCTGCTTGCCGATACCAATGAAGCGGCAGTCATCGTCGACGACGTCGCCGACCTGGCCGGCCTGCCCGAGGACGCGATCAGCGCCGCCGCGAACGCTGCCGAGGAGCGCGGCCACGCCGGCAGGTTCCTGTTGAGTCTGGTTCTGCCGACCGAGCAGCCGGCACTTGCCTCCCTGGAGAACCCGAACATCCGCCGCGCACTGTTCGAGGCTGCAGTTACCAGGGGCGCCCAAGCTAACCAGAACGACACCCGAGCCGTGATCAGCAGAATCACCGCGCTCCGCGCCCGGCGGGCGCACCTACTGGGGTATCCGACCCATTCGGATTACCAGATCGAGGACCAGACCGCGAAGACGACCGATGCTGTCGGCTCGATGCTCGGCGACCTGGTGCCCGCTGCCCTGCAGAACGCAAAGCGCGAGCTGGCCGAGCTGGCCGAATTCGCGGGGGTCGAGGAGGTCGCGCCGGCCGATGTGCAGTTTTACAGCGACAAGGTCCGGCAGCAGAAGTTCGATGTCGAGGCGGTCAGGTACCGCCCGTACTTCGAGCTGGAACGCGTGCTGCACGATGGCGTGTTCTACGCGGCGAACAGGCTGTATGGCCTGACCTTCACCGAGCGCCACGACCTTCCGGTGTACCACCCCCAGGTGCGGGTCTTCGAAGTGCGCGACGCTGACGGCGGGGAACTCGGCCTGTTCCTTGGCGACTACTTCACCCGCGAGACGAAGCGCGGCGGCGCCTGGATGTCGAACTTCGTCGACCAGTCCCACCTGCTCGGTAGTAAGCCGGTCGTGGTGAACAACCTCAATATTTCATTGCCCGCCCCAGGCGAGCCGGTTCTACTCACCCTGGACGAGGTCACCACCCTGTTCCATGAGTTCGGCCACACCCTGCACGGCCTGCTATCCGACGTGACCTACCCGAGGTTCTCCGGCACCTCCGTGCCGCGGGACTTCGTGGAGTATCCCTCGCAGGTCAACGAGATGTGGATGCTGTGGCCGGAAGTGGTTGAGAACTATGCCCGGCACTTCCAGACCGGCGAACCGCTGCCGCAACAGCTGATCGACAACCTGCTGGCTTCGCGGATCTGGGGCGAGGGTTACGCGACGACCTCCTACCTCGGCGCAGCCATCCTCGACCTGGTCTGGCATGCGCTCGAGGCGGGTGAGGTCATCGACGACCCGCTGGCGTTCGAGTCCCAGGCACTGGCCGCTTCCGGACTCGACCTGCCAGCGGTCCCGCCTCGGTACCGCACCAGCTACTTCAACCACATCTTCGCTGGCGGCTATTCGGCTGGCTACTACTCCTATATCTGGAGCGAGGTGCTCGACGCTGACACCGTCGACTGGTTCAAGGCCAATGGCGGTCTGACCAGGGAAAATGGAGAGTATTTCCGCAAAACACTGCTATCCAGGGGTGGCAGTGTCGACCCGCTGGAGGCTTTCCGCACATTCCGCGGCCGGGACCCGGAAATCGGCCCGCTGCTGCTCCGCCGCGGTCTGGGCGGCAACGCGTGTGAACGCGGCTGA
- a CDS encoding AI-2E family transporter: MADVNKVAEQEADLGVEEDGPRHADQLAKPAAQETDLGIEEDGPRHADQPAKSPALRVKAFRIGLTGTLGVGVGLLIWGAVASLGTVLTYIGVALFLAFGLDPVVSGLERKGLRRSLAVATVFVALILAFTGIIFAILPVLVNQIRTVVTDLPDIVNDIATTPWVENLEQTLNGVVDIDGLVTGAGDFVSDPNNLLSIGGGVLAVGAGIASSVTGVIIVLILTLYFISSLTTIKQAFYKMLPASDVAEFSSVADEITASVGRYVLGQVSLALVNGVLSLIFLSIIKAPMPSLLAFIAFLGSLIPLVGTLSGSIIIVVVCLFASPLTALVAGIYYLVYMQIEAYLLSPRIMNKAVEIPGAIVVIAAIAGGTLGGILGALVAIPVAASILIIIRRVVVPRQALK; encoded by the coding sequence ATGGCTGATGTGAACAAGGTGGCGGAGCAAGAAGCCGACCTCGGTGTCGAGGAGGATGGGCCACGTCATGCCGATCAGCTTGCGAAGCCCGCGGCGCAAGAAACCGACCTCGGTATCGAGGAGGACGGGCCACGTCATGCCGATCAGCCTGCGAAGTCTCCGGCGCTGCGGGTGAAGGCGTTCCGGATCGGGCTCACCGGAACACTCGGTGTCGGTGTCGGACTGCTGATCTGGGGCGCGGTCGCCTCGCTCGGCACCGTGCTGACCTACATCGGCGTCGCGCTGTTTCTCGCCTTCGGACTCGACCCGGTCGTCTCCGGACTGGAACGTAAGGGCCTGCGCAGGTCGCTCGCGGTGGCCACTGTGTTCGTCGCGCTGATCCTTGCCTTCACCGGGATTATCTTCGCGATACTCCCGGTGCTGGTGAACCAGATCCGGACCGTGGTCACCGACCTGCCCGACATCGTCAACGACATAGCCACGACACCCTGGGTTGAAAATCTGGAACAGACGCTCAATGGAGTGGTCGATATCGACGGGCTGGTCACCGGTGCCGGCGATTTCGTCAGCGACCCGAATAATCTGCTGAGCATCGGCGGCGGTGTCCTGGCAGTCGGGGCCGGCATCGCAAGCAGCGTTACCGGGGTGATTATCGTCCTGATCCTGACGCTCTACTTCATCTCCTCCTTGACGACGATCAAGCAGGCATTCTATAAAATGCTGCCGGCCAGCGACGTCGCCGAGTTTTCATCCGTTGCCGACGAAATCACGGCCTCGGTCGGCCGCTACGTTCTGGGTCAGGTATCGCTCGCCCTGGTCAACGGCGTGCTGAGCCTGATTTTCCTGAGCATCATCAAGGCGCCGATGCCGTCGCTGCTGGCCTTCATCGCCTTCCTTGGCTCGCTGATCCCGCTGGTAGGAACTCTCAGCGGTTCGATCATCATCGTGGTTGTCTGCCTGTTTGCTTCGCCGCTTACCGCGCTGGTGGCCGGCATCTACTACCTGGTCTACATGCAGATCGAGGCCTATCTGCTCAGCCCGCGGATCATGAACAAGGCGGTGGAGATTCCAGGCGCCATCGTCGTCATCGCGGCGATTGCCGGCGGCACCCTCGGCGGCATCCTTGGTGCGCTGGTCGCCATCCCGGTAGCCGCCTCGATCCTGATCATCATTCGGCGCGTCGTCGTGCCCAGACAGGCGCTTAAATAG
- a CDS encoding YqaJ viral recombinase family protein codes for MTLHRAPSAPPDSTDRTAGAGNAAMSPRQALLGRIVADSTDRIGWLRARAQGVTATDVAKLSTPASVQAAVKAKFQGSRFGGSAFTEHGKVREPHIARWVLEQHGIHSSSQLFHAAGDRRHLATPDGVGFLHNGEPMLAEIKTTVKPFRTVPRPYLRQIWWQQYVLGAERTLFVWEEHRDFVPVHSEPQCRWIERDEKEVAKLVGLANQLLDGIAARLAIEVEPW; via the coding sequence GTGACTTTGCACCGCGCGCCATCAGCTCCTCCCGACTCAACCGACCGGACGGCAGGCGCCGGAAATGCTGCCATGTCGCCCCGCCAGGCACTCCTTGGCCGAATCGTCGCCGACTCAACGGACCGGATCGGCTGGCTGCGGGCGCGCGCCCAGGGGGTCACGGCTACGGACGTCGCCAAGCTCTCCACGCCGGCATCCGTCCAGGCAGCCGTCAAAGCCAAGTTCCAGGGCAGCCGTTTCGGTGGCAGCGCGTTCACCGAACACGGCAAGGTCCGCGAGCCTCATATCGCACGCTGGGTGCTTGAGCAGCACGGAATCCACTCAAGCTCACAGCTCTTTCACGCGGCCGGGGACAGACGACATCTGGCCACGCCCGACGGAGTCGGCTTCCTTCACAATGGGGAGCCGATGCTTGCCGAGATCAAGACAACCGTGAAACCGTTTCGCACGGTTCCTCGCCCATACCTGCGCCAGATCTGGTGGCAGCAGTACGTGCTGGGTGCCGAGCGCACATTGTTCGTCTGGGAGGAACACAGGGACTTCGTGCCGGTGCATTCGGAGCCGCAGTGCCGCTGGATCGAGCGCGACGAGAAGGAAGTTGCCAAGCTGGTCGGCCTTGCCAATCAACTCCTGGACGGAATTGCCGCCCGGCTGGCGATCGAAGTCGAGCCCTGGTAG
- a CDS encoding APC family permease, which yields MNPTPGLSRRLGTLDAVVIGLGSMIGAGIFAAFTPAAEAAGGWLLLGLAIAAVVAFCNATSSAQLAAEYPRSGGTYVYGRERLGHWQGFLAGWGFVIGKTASCAAMALTFASYAAPAGWEKPVAVGAVLGLTAVNYCGVTRTARLTRVIVTLVLLALALGVTATLAGNPGAMAGNPGAVAGNPAAMAGATATPDAGNGAEATSPLASAYGILQSAGLLFFAFAGYARIATMGEEVRNPTRTIPRAIVISLLIAVVLYAIVGGALLLVLGSEGVAATATPLATAVSLGSWVWAVPVVRFGAALAALGALLALIAGIGRTSFSMAREGDLPRWLAEVHPRFHVPHRAEVIVGVAVSVLVVTVDLREAIGFSSFGVLLYYFVANAAAFTQTGDSRRFPKWLQVAGAVLCCVLVVTLPPASVLGGVAVFLVGIGYRVIRRTIAARRE from the coding sequence ATGAACCCGACTCCGGGACTCAGCCGCCGGCTGGGAACTCTGGATGCCGTCGTGATCGGCCTGGGCTCGATGATCGGGGCCGGAATCTTCGCGGCGTTCACTCCGGCGGCCGAGGCGGCCGGCGGGTGGCTGCTGCTCGGCCTCGCGATCGCTGCGGTCGTCGCCTTCTGTAACGCGACGTCGAGTGCGCAGCTTGCAGCCGAGTATCCGCGGTCAGGCGGAACTTACGTCTACGGCCGGGAGCGGCTGGGGCACTGGCAGGGGTTTCTCGCCGGCTGGGGCTTCGTGATCGGCAAGACGGCGAGCTGTGCGGCGATGGCGCTGACGTTTGCCAGTTACGCCGCTCCTGCCGGCTGGGAGAAGCCCGTCGCAGTCGGTGCCGTGCTGGGGCTTACCGCGGTGAACTACTGCGGGGTAACCCGGACCGCGCGGCTGACCCGGGTGATCGTCACGCTGGTGCTACTGGCGCTCGCCCTGGGGGTTACAGCGACCTTGGCGGGTAATCCGGGAGCGATGGCGGGTAATCCGGGAGCGGTGGCGGGTAATCCGGCAGCGATGGCCGGGGCAACTGCCACGCCAGACGCCGGGAACGGGGCAGAAGCAACGTCGCCGCTTGCCTCTGCCTATGGCATCCTCCAGTCCGCCGGACTGTTGTTCTTCGCCTTCGCCGGTTACGCGCGGATCGCGACAATGGGTGAGGAGGTGCGGAATCCAACCCGGACCATTCCGCGCGCCATTGTGATTTCACTGCTGATCGCCGTCGTGCTCTATGCCATTGTCGGCGGCGCCCTGCTGCTCGTCCTCGGGTCGGAGGGGGTCGCCGCAACAGCCACGCCGCTCGCGACCGCTGTGTCCCTCGGCTCGTGGGTTTGGGCGGTTCCGGTGGTGCGTTTCGGGGCAGCGCTCGCGGCACTTGGCGCGCTGCTGGCCCTGATTGCCGGCATTGGCAGGACCAGTTTCTCGATGGCGCGGGAAGGTGACCTGCCACGCTGGCTGGCCGAAGTGCATCCGCGCTTTCACGTTCCGCATCGGGCCGAAGTCATCGTGGGGGTCGCAGTATCCGTGCTGGTCGTCACGGTCGACCTTCGCGAGGCAATCGGTTTCTCGTCGTTCGGCGTGCTGCTGTACTACTTCGTTGCTAACGCCGCCGCGTTCACCCAGACCGGCGACAGCAGGCGATTCCCGAAATGGCTGCAGGTCGCCGGGGCGGTGCTGTGCTGCGTGCTCGTCGTGACGCTGCCGCCAGCGTCGGTGCTGGGTGGCGTAGCGGTCTTTCTCGTCGGCATCGGCTACCGGGTGATTCGACGTACCATCGCCGCGCGGCGGGAGTAG
- a CDS encoding LysR substrate-binding domain-containing protein, translated as MDAESLRAFLAVADAESVTTAAAMLRRPQPTISRTISRLERELGRELFDRVGRTVQLNQHGRAFLPHARTALAELETGLEMVQGIDDPEQGSIRLGFLHSLGAWLVPDILQAFRAEAPRIRFQLRQAAAGAIIDMLKRRDLDLILTGPRPDDESLRWQQLHTQQLMVVAEPGHPLVAAAAGSANGTVSLRDVVRYPYLAMTPGHGMRTLTDRLLSADGLQPCVEFEGTDIETLRGLAGAGLGVAIVPKAHFSHGAATVELPLEGADSHRDLGVAWLDGSLQSPVVQRFFTFVRRHPIR; from the coding sequence ATGGATGCCGAGAGCCTTCGGGCCTTTCTCGCCGTAGCCGACGCCGAGAGCGTGACCACGGCGGCAGCGATGCTGCGTCGTCCGCAGCCCACGATCTCCCGCACCATCTCGAGGCTGGAACGCGAACTCGGCAGGGAGCTGTTCGACCGGGTGGGACGTACAGTCCAGCTCAATCAGCACGGCCGGGCGTTCCTGCCGCATGCTCGGACCGCGCTGGCGGAACTGGAAACCGGCCTGGAGATGGTTCAGGGCATCGACGACCCTGAGCAGGGCAGCATCCGGCTCGGCTTCCTGCACTCACTGGGAGCCTGGCTGGTTCCCGATATTCTGCAGGCGTTTCGGGCCGAGGCGCCGCGGATCCGGTTCCAGCTGCGCCAGGCCGCGGCGGGTGCGATCATCGACATGCTGAAGCGGCGCGATCTCGACCTGATACTCACCGGTCCGCGGCCCGACGACGAGTCTCTGCGCTGGCAACAACTGCACACCCAGCAGCTGATGGTTGTCGCCGAACCCGGACATCCGCTGGTCGCGGCGGCCGCAGGCAGTGCCAACGGCACCGTGTCTCTGCGCGACGTGGTGCGCTATCCGTACCTTGCCATGACGCCGGGGCACGGCATGCGGACCCTGACCGACCGCTTACTGTCAGCGGACGGCCTGCAGCCTTGCGTCGAGTTCGAAGGAACCGACATCGAGACACTGCGCGGACTTGCCGGCGCAGGCCTGGGAGTCGCCATTGTGCCGAAGGCGCATTTCAGCCACGGCGCCGCAACAGTCGAGCTTCCGCTGGAAGGGGCCGACAGTCACCGGGACCTCGGCGTCGCCTGGCTTGACGGTAGCCTGCAATCGCCGGTCGTCCAACGATTCTTTACCTTCGTCCGCCGGCACCCGATACGGTAA
- a CDS encoding MFS transporter: MNAAEPPPTGDTGVEPPDPRRWRLLAVFMATVFMALLGVSIVNVALPSIESSLQASSSQLQWILAGYALTFGLVLVGAGRLGDIFGRGPLFLIGVTIFVLSSLACGLAPDAMTLNIARGFQGVSAGLINPQTVGMIQETFRGRERGTAYGILGAVVGVATAIGPPLGGVILATAGAEVGWRWIFFINVPIGIATFIAALVLFPRPLVRRERDAGSKDSLPAGSQAGGRRRPNRDLDPTGMLLLGLATLGVMLPFVERQSPIGLWIWATLPVAGVLGFLFVRWERRYKERGRTPMIDLAIFRIRSYSLGAALSSAYFAGMTSIWVLISLFMQSGLGESALAAGLIGLPSAIASGIMSTIASRRAFDYGRRLVVLGTAIALIALVATIVVGLLTTQGVSVWWWLLTLGVLGAGGGMVIAPNQTLTLADVPNQYAGSAGGAMQTGQRVGTSIGLAVITAVTFAALGTGPGAVDRWPFAFAMGMLMVIGFITLALLIGLSDTRSRRT; encoded by the coding sequence GTGAACGCGGCTGAGCCCCCACCCACCGGCGATACCGGCGTGGAACCACCCGATCCCCGCCGATGGCGACTGCTGGCCGTCTTCATGGCGACGGTCTTCATGGCGTTGCTCGGCGTCAGCATCGTCAACGTGGCGCTGCCGTCGATCGAGAGCTCGCTACAGGCGTCTTCATCCCAGCTGCAGTGGATTCTGGCGGGCTACGCCCTGACCTTTGGGCTCGTGCTCGTCGGCGCCGGCCGGCTGGGCGATATTTTCGGCCGCGGGCCATTGTTCCTGATCGGCGTGACGATCTTCGTCCTGTCGTCCCTTGCCTGCGGTCTTGCCCCGGACGCGATGACGCTCAACATCGCCCGTGGCTTCCAGGGCGTCAGCGCCGGCCTGATCAATCCGCAAACCGTTGGGATGATCCAGGAAACCTTCCGCGGCCGCGAACGAGGAACTGCGTACGGGATACTCGGCGCGGTAGTGGGCGTCGCCACCGCCATCGGGCCGCCGCTTGGCGGTGTGATCCTCGCGACGGCGGGGGCGGAGGTTGGCTGGCGCTGGATCTTCTTCATCAATGTGCCGATCGGCATCGCCACGTTCATCGCGGCGCTCGTGCTCTTCCCGCGGCCACTGGTCCGGCGTGAACGTGATGCCGGCAGCAAAGATTCGCTGCCGGCTGGCTCCCAGGCTGGAGGCCGACGGCGACCCAACCGGGATCTTGACCCGACCGGGATGCTTTTGCTTGGCCTGGCCACGCTTGGCGTCATGCTTCCCTTCGTCGAACGGCAAAGTCCGATCGGGCTCTGGATCTGGGCGACTTTGCCGGTTGCCGGCGTCCTCGGCTTCCTGTTCGTCCGTTGGGAGAGGCGGTACAAGGAACGCGGACGGACGCCGATGATCGATCTGGCGATCTTCAGGATTCGCAGTTACAGTCTGGGTGCAGCCCTGTCCTCGGCGTATTTCGCCGGCATGACCAGCATCTGGGTGCTGATTTCCCTTTTCATGCAATCGGGCCTCGGCGAGTCTGCACTCGCCGCGGGGCTGATCGGCCTGCCTAGCGCCATCGCTTCCGGCATCATGTCGACTATCGCCTCCCGGCGAGCCTTCGATTACGGCCGCCGCCTCGTGGTTCTCGGCACGGCGATCGCACTGATCGCCCTGGTCGCGACGATCGTGGTCGGGCTGCTGACGACGCAGGGCGTCAGCGTCTGGTGGTGGCTGCTGACCCTTGGCGTACTGGGCGCCGGTGGCGGCATGGTGATTGCGCCGAATCAGACACTCACCCTTGCCGACGTTCCGAATCAGTACGCCGGCAGCGCCGGCGGTGCGATGCAGACCGGCCAGCGGGTCGGCACGTCCATCGGACTCGCGGTGATCACGGCGGTGACTTTCGCAGCGCTCGGTACCGGCCCAGGTGCCGTCGACCGGTGGCCGTTCGCATTCGCCATGGGCATGCTGATGGTAATCGGCTTCATTACTCTGGCCCTGCTGATCGGGTTGAGCGACACCCGCAGCCGCCGAACCTAG
- a CDS encoding LytR C-terminal domain-containing protein, whose product MSDDAGADQRRRLRLKNRRRHIITLSVAFTIVVALAAYSLGILFWNVQSPLDSLSFRPTCPTERVTPAKQPVSVQVLNAGGRSGAAGSLTEELKKRKFKVAKPGNDEDPPRHDAEVQIRYGKHAASEALTAALYFNSADMKEIERNSKKIDIVIGGDFTEPRKDDAVKEEMVPQPLPCAHEEPASQQPTSSTDAMRQLPSVGTHAIMG is encoded by the coding sequence ATGAGCGATGACGCAGGAGCCGATCAAAGGCGACGGCTCCGCCTGAAAAACCGACGACGCCACATCATCACCCTGAGTGTGGCATTCACTATCGTCGTCGCCCTCGCGGCATACAGCCTGGGCATCTTGTTCTGGAACGTGCAGTCACCCCTCGACTCACTATCGTTCCGGCCGACGTGCCCCACCGAGCGCGTAACTCCCGCTAAGCAGCCGGTTTCGGTCCAGGTGCTTAACGCCGGCGGTCGGAGCGGCGCCGCCGGCTCACTCACCGAGGAGCTGAAAAAGCGGAAGTTCAAAGTCGCCAAACCTGGGAATGACGAGGATCCGCCCCGGCATGACGCCGAGGTTCAGATCCGCTACGGCAAGCATGCGGCATCCGAGGCCCTGACCGCCGCGCTGTACTTCAACAGCGCGGACATGAAGGAGATCGAACGGAACTCCAAGAAGATCGATATCGTGATCGGCGGCGATTTCACCGAACCGCGCAAGGACGACGCGGTCAAGGAAGAGATGGTGCCGCAGCCGTTGCCGTGCGCGCATGAGGAACCTGCCTCCCAGCAGCCCACGAGCAGCACAGACGCGATGAGGCAACTGCCCTCCGTGGGCACGCACGCAATAATGGGGTAA
- a CDS encoding type II toxin-antitoxin system VapB family antitoxin → MIFKAIGDSRPYPDHGLTTPKEWADVPPRQVRLDELITTKATLSLDALLAEDSTFFGDLFAHVIQWRGSLYLEDGLHRAVRSALHQRAVLHARVLVLDD, encoded by the coding sequence GTGATTTTCAAAGCAATTGGTGACTCGCGCCCGTACCCGGACCACGGTCTGACCACTCCGAAAGAGTGGGCCGACGTGCCTCCGCGTCAGGTTCGGCTCGACGAGCTCATCACCACGAAAGCCACCCTAAGCCTCGACGCCCTGCTTGCGGAAGACTCGACATTCTTCGGCGACCTGTTCGCTCACGTCATCCAATGGCGGGGTTCGCTGTACCTCGAAGACGGCCTCCACCGGGCGGTCCGCTCGGCGCTCCACCAGCGTGCCGTGCTGCACGCCCGAGTGCTCGTACTCGACGACTAG
- a CDS encoding MFS transporter: MTPITPCETPADLDGGYRKGSPELRRAGVALFLAGIATFAQLYSTQAILPELSRQFGITPADASLSVSVSTAGIGVGLLIAGPLSEVVGRTRLIHFSLFAAGAMAILCVFAPSWQWLLVGRGIEGLALAGLPAVAAVYLREEVHASLASSATGLYIAGTTFGGMAGRLISAGLTEWGSRVGTSGWPIPIEVWQLAVGGNAVLALGCAVACLVLLPASRRFVPAPRSIRHLARQSIRVFADPALLALYGIAALMMGAFVGVYNTIGFRLEAEPYLLSVGLAGLVFCVYPVGGVGSVIAGRLADRFGQRAIVPAAATITIIGLLLMAARPLPLIIVGIALMTAGFFAVHGVASGWVAARAGAGVGGAGQAVAMYMLFYYLGSSVGGSAAGVAFSGFGWSGVTVLTVSLVGLALVLGLLLRRTKRLTRR; this comes from the coding sequence GTGACACCGATAACGCCCTGCGAAACCCCGGCCGACCTAGACGGCGGATACCGGAAGGGTTCCCCCGAGCTCCGCCGGGCGGGAGTCGCTCTCTTCCTGGCCGGCATCGCAACGTTCGCTCAGCTGTACAGCACGCAGGCGATCCTGCCCGAGCTCAGCAGACAGTTCGGCATTACGCCGGCCGATGCATCGCTGTCGGTTTCGGTCAGCACCGCCGGAATCGGCGTGGGCTTGCTCATCGCGGGCCCGCTATCCGAAGTCGTCGGGCGCACCCGGCTGATCCATTTCTCGCTGTTCGCCGCGGGCGCGATGGCGATCCTCTGCGTATTCGCTCCCTCATGGCAGTGGCTGCTGGTGGGCCGTGGGATAGAGGGCCTGGCACTTGCCGGTTTGCCGGCCGTTGCCGCGGTCTACCTACGGGAAGAGGTGCACGCCAGCCTCGCGTCATCCGCGACTGGGCTCTACATCGCCGGGACGACGTTCGGCGGAATGGCAGGCCGGTTGATCAGCGCCGGACTCACCGAATGGGGCTCACGGGTCGGCACATCGGGCTGGCCGATCCCAATCGAAGTCTGGCAGCTGGCGGTCGGCGGAAACGCTGTGCTTGCCCTCGGCTGTGCGGTGGCCTGCCTGGTCTTGCTGCCCGCATCGCGACGGTTCGTGCCGGCGCCGCGCAGCATCCGCCATCTGGCCCGCCAGTCAATTCGCGTTTTCGCCGATCCGGCCCTGCTGGCTTTGTATGGCATCGCCGCGTTGATGATGGGTGCTTTCGTCGGCGTCTACAACACGATCGGATTCCGGCTGGAGGCCGAGCCCTATCTGCTGAGCGTTGGCCTGGCCGGGCTGGTGTTCTGCGTCTATCCGGTCGGCGGCGTCGGCTCGGTGATTGCTGGAAGGCTTGCCGACCGGTTCGGGCAGCGCGCGATCGTTCCGGCCGCGGCTACCATCACCATCATCGGCCTGCTGCTGATGGCCGCCCGGCCGCTTCCGCTGATTATCGTCGGCATTGCCCTGATGACGGCTGGTTTCTTCGCCGTGCACGGGGTGGCCTCCGGCTGGGTGGCGGCTCGGGCCGGAGCCGGCGTCGGGGGAGCCGGGCAGGCTGTCGCAATGTACATGTTGTTCTACTATCTGGGCTCGTCCGTCGGCGGAAGCGCTGCCGGTGTGGCCTTCTCCGGCTTTGGCTGGTCAGGGGTAACCGTGCTGACGGTTTCCCTGGTCGGCCTCGCGCTGGTGCTCGGCCTGCTCCTGCGCCGGACTAAGCGGCTGACCCGCAGGTGA